A genomic segment from Egibacteraceae bacterium encodes:
- the thiE gene encoding thiamine phosphate synthase, translated as MTGRDGAWRRRRLAEAVLYLCVDRRAEQGDLAGLLEAVLGAGVDVVQLRDKTAPAHELRSAAAVFADAAHRHDALFVLNDDPALAVEGHADGVHVGQDDTRPATARAVVGAERLIGRSTHTVAEVDRAMAEDCDYFAVGPVHPTPTKEGRPGVGLAPVRHAAAVAGDDRPWFVTGAMAARTAPAVLAAGARRLVVVRAITDAREPAAATAELVALLRQG; from the coding sequence GTGACCGGCCGGGACGGTGCCTGGCGGCGCCGGCGCCTCGCCGAGGCGGTCCTGTACCTGTGCGTGGACCGGCGGGCCGAGCAGGGCGACCTGGCCGGCCTGCTCGAGGCCGTGCTGGGGGCTGGGGTCGACGTGGTCCAGCTGCGCGACAAGACCGCGCCGGCCCACGAGCTGCGTTCGGCTGCCGCCGTGTTCGCCGATGCCGCGCACCGCCACGACGCCCTGTTCGTGCTGAACGACGACCCGGCCCTGGCCGTCGAGGGGCACGCCGACGGCGTCCACGTCGGCCAGGACGACACGCGGCCCGCGACCGCGCGGGCGGTGGTGGGCGCCGAGCGGCTGATCGGGCGCTCCACCCACACGGTCGCGGAGGTCGACCGGGCGATGGCCGAGGACTGCGACTACTTCGCCGTCGGGCCGGTGCATCCCACCCCGACCAAGGAGGGCAGGCCCGGCGTGGGGCTGGCGCCTGTGCGGCACGCGGCGGCCGTCGCCGGTGACGACCGGCCGTGGTTCGTCACCGGCGCCATGGCGGCGCGGACGGCACCGGCCGTGCTCGCCGCCGGGGCCCGTCGCCTGGTGGTGGTCCGGGCGATCACCGATGCGAGGGAGCCCGCAGCGGCGACCGCCGAGCTGGTCGCCCTGCTCCGTCAGGGGTGA